Part of the Leptolyngbya boryana PCC 6306 genome is shown below.
ACGATTTAGCATACGACAATTAATGGCAATCTAGCATTTTGACCGTCGTTGAGAACTTGCCTCTGATCCTGTGTTTTCACAAACGATACTAGCCTAATCGTGTCCACGTTTTAGCACCATCCTGGGATTGAAACACTACGTTATTTTCATTAACAGCATAAATGATTTGGGAATTACTAGGCGCGATCGCCACCTGCAATATTAGTCCTTCAGTGCCCGCTCCTAATTTCTCCCAGGTTTTGCCATTATCGTTACTTCGGTACAAACCCGGATCGGATTGAACTACACGATAGCCGATCATCACGGTGTTGTTTGAATTTAACAGCGCTAACCCTGCGATCGGCGCATTTTGAGTACTAGCGATCGCGCTCCAAGTCTCACCGCGATCGCGACTTTCATACAAACCTGCGCGAGTAGTTGCAAACACATGGTCAGCGTTACGCGGATCAACGTGTAAACCAAAAGGAGCCGCTTCTAGCCCTTTCATCTGGGTCTGTACCCAAGTTTTGCCACCATCGGTTGAGTGGTGTATTCCTTCGGCACCAGAAGCGGGAAATCCATAAAAGACATTGGGGTTACTGGGAGCAATGGCTAAAGCATGAAAGTCTACGCCGGGCAGAGCAATTTGTTGCCAATCTTCCCCTTGATTGTCACTGAGTTGAAATCCTAAATTGCCTCCGGTTGGAGGATGCCCACTGGAGTAAAAACGGTTCTCGTTGGTTGGGTCAGCCGTAAAGCCCATGTAGTCTGCCCGTTGCTTGCCCATCCAGAACCATTGCCCTGCTTCGGAGCGCTGCAACAATCCATTATGTGTAGCAACATAGAGAATTTTGGGATTCTTCGGATTCACTGCTAAACCATGAACATGATTGTCCGCTTGCCAATTCTCTGCGGGTTGCAGGGACACACCTGATTTTGTCGTACTCGGTTGAGATTGAGGCGGATTTTGTGCTGAATTCGTGGAGATTGGAGAAGTCGATTGCTGAGTAGAACGACCGAGGAGTACGCCCAACCCGCCACCGAGAGACAGCGCGATCGCAATCGGAATCGCGCAACAAGCAATCATTGCGATCGTCATCCACTTCATGGAGCGTTCCGGGGATTTTGGCTGGCTCATTGTCTTAACTTCTCCTAACCTTACTTTCAACTAAAACTGCTGTTCCTGATGATGAATTCTCGCCTGCATCATCGAGCCGCAATGACCTTTGACAAAGGGCACATAGCCCGCCGACAGCGTCCCAAAACCCAGCACAACACCGAGACCAATCAACCCCGCTTTCAGCCCTTGCTGCCACTGACAAGTTTGAGTCTGTTTCGCTTGAATCTGCTGCACTGCCTGTTGAATAAACTCTGGCTGAATGTTTGCTTCTGCGCCAATTTGGGTTAGCTCTGACAAAGAATACTGCTGCTGCCGCTGCGCCTGTAGCCGAGCCGCCAACGCAAACACTTCTGGAAACTGGTCTGGAGAAATTTGGGGTTCTAAGTCTTTCATTGTAGGACTCCAGTTGAAATTAGCTTCCCTTTACGTTAACGATTTTTCAGTGTCTCTGCTCATGCTAAAGCTTCAAGTTAACTTTAGAGTCAAGAACTTTGTTGCACTTTGTAATATCCCTGACAATACTGGGCTTGATGGCGGAATGAGCGACCTGCAAAAAACATACAAGTACTCTCAGCAACTCTATCCTGTCGCAATGCTAACGCGGTTTGATAAAGCCTGTAAAAATTCGTTCCATCTTCTGGATGCTCCTTTTCATCACAATTTCACAATCGCCTGTCAGGATGTTAATAGGACTCAAACGAGAAGTAGCAAAGTGACGAGCACTACCTAAGCACTGCTACTTCAGACACGATTATTTAGGAGAATGGTGATGAAGACATTAGTTTTTGGATCTGCATTTATGCTGACGATCGCTTCGATTGGTTCTGCTGCTTATGCGAAAGAACCTGTTCCAGCAAATGGGACAACAGGAGAATCAGCAACGCGGCGCTTGGAAGTGATTCAGCAGCACAACCGAGGCGGAGAGCAACCTGCGCCACAACCCCCTACCTCTAACAATTCGCAGGGTTTGATCGAACAGCGATCGACCTCAGAATTCACTCGCTCAACCTGTCTGTTGAAACCTGTTACTGCTGGTGCAATGGCGCAAAGAGCATTTGCAGAGCAACAAATTTGTGAGGGAGGAATGCGGTAGTCGATCGTTCAACGAACTATAGGTAGCATAAAGTAACGCTTCAGCTTAGCAAGTGTTTCATTGGCGATGTCACAAGCATCGCTTTTTTGTCTTTTTTCTATAAAACTACTGATTTTTTTAGTATTAATTATCTTTTCATCATGTTTTCATTTTCACTTGCCAAACTGTAAACAGATGAATCACTTACCAACGATTCTAAAGGCTTTAAACTAGGAGAACACTCATGAAAAAACTGATGTATGCTGGCGCTCTGGTATTAGCGTCTGTTGCATTTGCCCCCACTGCTCAAGCCGCAGGAATTGCCGGAAACACCAGAGTTCCCCACGTCGTTAGCGCGGCAGGAAGCATGAACAATGCAAGATTTCAGCCTAAAAGCTATGCTCTCAAACTTCACGTTATGGGTCGAGCATTGTCGGCGCTAACAATCGATGCACCTGAACAGTTGCGCCTTAGTCAGCAAATCACTGTGAAAGACCAAGCAGGCAAACCATTAGATGTAACTCTCACGATGAATGGGCAGAAAGCGACGATCGCGTTTGCTCAACCTGTTGAACCCGATACGACAATTCAAATCAACATGAGCAATGTTCATGCCCTGACTGATTCCCGAATTTGGCTATTTGGGCTAGAGAGTAGACTTGTCGGACTCAATGCAGATATTCCACTCGGCGTGATTCGGATTGATGACTTTGGCACCCGACTTTAGCAACTGATTCTCAAAGGTAGACATCACTGAAGTCCTTTCATACTGGCTTCACTTTCGGCTGATATTTTTAGCTTTAGTGGCACTGATTACTTCAGGGAACAGAATCACGTTAGTAACACACCATAGACAATGTGCCTGAAGTCACCCCTAGATGCAGGGGCTTCAGGCTTTTCTTTCAAATCAGCATCGTCATATTTCATCCTCGTTTCATTTTCGAGTGCCATTCTAGAAAATAGAAACAGTTAAGTTTCTACGATCGCTTGGAGAGCACAAATGCAACGACTCACCTTGACCGCAGCAGTCACAGTACTGCTTACCGCCACCATTTCCTCTGCACTCGCGCAGATGCCAATCTCAAAAGAAAAGACCGTGATTCACAGCGTTGCGTATCCAAATCGCGTCAAAGTCACTCGTGCAATTTATCATATCGGTGTTCAAGTCGGAGCCATTCCATTATCTGAGATTCGTGTCAAGGTTCCTGAGAATGCACCTGCACAAATTCGATTTGGTCAAGCAACAGTCACTGATACAACTGGAAAAACGCTGAATGCGAATACCTCATTGAGTGAGAAAGAGGTTGCGATCGCATTTGCACCATCCATCGCCGCTGGAGAAACGATCGAAATTGATCTAAACAACGTTAGAACTTCTGATTTAATCGGACGTACTTGGCTATTTCCAATCTATGGTAAAACGATTGGGTCTGCTCAAGAAATTCCTCTCGGAACAGCACGAATTCAAACTTACCAATAATCAAGGCGATGCGGATTTTGCTTGTCGAAGATGAACCCGATTTAGGCAGGGCGATCGAGAAAACGCTCACTCGCAATCGCTACATCGTCGATTGGACACAAGACGGTAGAGAGGCTTGGAGCTATCTAACACAGCCCCAAATGCAGTATACAGTAGCAGTGATTGACTGGATGCTACCGGGACTGTCTGGAATCGAGCTATGTAAACGGCTCCGCGCTCAAGGCAGTTCGCTTCCTGTGTTGATGTTAACGGCACGAGATAGTTTGAACGATCGCGTCACCGGACTCGATGCGGGAGCCGATGACTATCTGGTCAAACCCTTCGGTATGGTTGAACTGCTTGCCCGATTACGAGCATTACAACGTCGATCGCCCCAGATTCAACCGCAAAATCTGCAAGTCGGTTCGCTGATGCTCGATTATGGTTCATCAACCTTAGTACTACAGTCACAAGAAACTGCAACGAGAGTGATTTTGACTGCGAAGGAATTTCAGTTGCTGGAATATCTGATGAAACACGCGAATCAGATTGTCAGCACCGAGCAGATTCGTAATCATCTATGGACAGTGAACTCAGAATCTTCCAGTAACGTGGTCGCAGCCCAAATGCGATTACTGCGACGTAAGCTGGCAGATCAAGGCGTGAATGGTGCGATCGAGACCGTCTATGGACTCGGCTACCGTTTGAATGCTGAGAGCAATTAACGACCTAGACGGGAAATCCGGTGATGTTCTAGACCGATAAAGGCAACAGATTTTGTCGATCTTGTCAAAATACGGTTGCATACTGCCTTGATCTGTGTATCCGCTCAATTCTAATGACTAATCAGGAGGAAGCAGCAATGTTGACACACGAAGCTCGAATGAGAGCATATAAACTGCTAGAACAAGGTTCAAGCTCATGGCTAGACAGTTTTTTGCGTAAGATTGACATATTTTACTGTGTCTTTAAATTAACAGGACTACGTGGATTGCTGTTGTACAAGCCTCTGCCTGCACCAATACTAACCTTACTTAAGCGACTTGGATTAAATCTCAAAGACAAGTTCGCAAAATTGCACCTGAGAGGCTACTCTGCTCCCGTTTTTCTGAGATACGGATCAACTGATCATCAAGTGTTTCACCAGATTTTCCTCCTAGAGGAATATGCTTGTTTAACAGAGATTGATCCACCCGCTTTGATTTTTGATTGTGGCGCGAATGTCGGCTATTCATCACTTTATTTGCTTAATCAGTATCCAAACGCTCGTATTGTCGCAGTCGAACCAGATTCAGAAAATTTTCGACTCTGTAAGAAGAATCTTGCACCTTACAAGGGATCAGTCTCGCTAATTCAATCGGGGGTCTGGTCTCATGCGACGGGTCTAAAAGTTTGTCCCAGTCCAGAAGGCGAATGGGCTGTGCAGGTCGAGGAGTGTCAAGCTGATCAATTGCCAGATTTATATGCGGTCAGCATTGAAGATCTTTTACATCAATCTGGAGCGAGTCAAATTGATCTGCTTAAAGTAGACATCGAAGGATCAGAGGCAGTTGTGTTCTCAACGAACACAGAGGGCTGGCTACCAACTGTCAAGAATATTGTAATTGAGTTGCATGGCGAGGCGTGTGAAGCTGAATTTTTCAGAGCGATGGAAAACTATCGTTATTTACAATCTACATTCGGAGAGTTAACGGTCTGCAGATCCATCACCTCACGAATGAAGTAGAATTTGGAACGTTGAATCGAAAAAAGCTAGGCGTAGATTCAACCCAGTCAAAAGACTGATTCAATAGTTTAACCCAAGCAGTTCAAGAGCTTGCGACCAGAACATAGTTTGGACAGTAGACAGGCTCAAGCACTGTACAAACAAGAGTAGCGAACAATCACTTTTGTTCTTGCATGAAATACACAGGTCTAGAA
Proteins encoded:
- a CDS encoding FkbM family methyltransferase, with translation MLTHEARMRAYKLLEQGSSSWLDSFLRKIDIFYCVFKLTGLRGLLLYKPLPAPILTLLKRLGLNLKDKFAKLHLRGYSAPVFLRYGSTDHQVFHQIFLLEEYACLTEIDPPALIFDCGANVGYSSLYLLNQYPNARIVAVEPDSENFRLCKKNLAPYKGSVSLIQSGVWSHATGLKVCPSPEGEWAVQVEECQADQLPDLYAVSIEDLLHQSGASQIDLLKVDIEGSEAVVFSTNTEGWLPTVKNIVIELHGEACEAEFFRAMENYRYLQSTFGELTVCRSITSRMK
- the rppA gene encoding two-component system response regulator RppA; amino-acid sequence: MRILLVEDEPDLGRAIEKTLTRNRYIVDWTQDGREAWSYLTQPQMQYTVAVIDWMLPGLSGIELCKRLRAQGSSLPVLMLTARDSLNDRVTGLDAGADDYLVKPFGMVELLARLRALQRRSPQIQPQNLQVGSLMLDYGSSTLVLQSQETATRVILTAKEFQLLEYLMKHANQIVSTEQIRNHLWTVNSESSSNVVAAQMRLLRRKLADQGVNGAIETVYGLGYRLNAESN
- a CDS encoding DUF2808 domain-containing protein; this encodes MQRLTLTAAVTVLLTATISSALAQMPISKEKTVIHSVAYPNRVKVTRAIYHIGVQVGAIPLSEIRVKVPENAPAQIRFGQATVTDTTGKTLNANTSLSEKEVAIAFAPSIAAGETIEIDLNNVRTSDLIGRTWLFPIYGKTIGSAQEIPLGTARIQTYQ
- a CDS encoding DUF2808 domain-containing protein — translated: MKKLMYAGALVLASVAFAPTAQAAGIAGNTRVPHVVSAAGSMNNARFQPKSYALKLHVMGRALSALTIDAPEQLRLSQQITVKDQAGKPLDVTLTMNGQKATIAFAQPVEPDTTIQINMSNVHALTDSRIWLFGLESRLVGLNADIPLGVIRIDDFGTRL
- a CDS encoding F510_1955 family glycosylhydrolase yields the protein MSQPKSPERSMKWMTIAMIACCAIPIAIALSLGGGLGVLLGRSTQQSTSPISTNSAQNPPQSQPSTTKSGVSLQPAENWQADNHVHGLAVNPKNPKILYVATHNGLLQRSEAGQWFWMGKQRADYMGFTADPTNENRFYSSGHPPTGGNLGFQLSDNQGEDWQQIALPGVDFHALAIAPSNPNVFYGFPASGAEGIHHSTDGGKTWVQTQMKGLEAAPFGLHVDPRNADHVFATTRAGLYESRDRGETWSAIASTQNAPIAGLALLNSNNTVMIGYRVVQSDPGLYRSNDNGKTWEKLGAGTEGLILQVAIAPSNSQIIYAVNENNVVFQSQDGAKTWTRLG